A part of Phoenix dactylifera cultivar Barhee BC4 chromosome 2, palm_55x_up_171113_PBpolish2nd_filt_p, whole genome shotgun sequence genomic DNA contains:
- the LOC103714526 gene encoding uncharacterized protein At1g51745-like codes for MGISEGGEGGGIGVDCSVGTIVWVRRRNGSWWPGRILGPDELSASHLMSPRSGTPVKLLGREDASVDWYNLEKSKRVKAFRCGEFGACIERAEAAQGVPIKKREKYARREDAILHALELEKKQQKSGVSSNSMANKPSGTMKKEFNSSSETSMRNEEPGVHGKHTSHKTQMLSGRAGLSHEEENIGNSMYINKGKNDNQVGLEEDIPENVPRMRGLQDFGLRIAPSKRKPSESVDNHMDISNAGHIVGGASHSGSSKNILTNKKTRSHGGMFEESLVKKRDRRRPLNQVLQSSTKLPSHSFQPDRDRGVVSMRGEKDHTGVIHRARRSGCIYLPADSNDSLDHGGYPEKMPGTQVGIENCLQQSGTSTDEYASSGLMEVDESDFSGKAYLETDIDNEANLLGDTTKSLASEATGCEPSANQVSEKFTYVDNNEVPPSSHVPQVHPQEHTTYVSADIGKWRVKGKRNTRHTAKRHIDVMDGKLSVVSSDKHSGFIRERRYETKGSSLRMGTIGASSQHTSGHGFYNNKEFNYAGDEVDLIGKDLGRAEKLTGYGKRRYSSVLKAARGRGRSHISFKDLENDAHMISPSVWKSGGPSHVGRRAYREDSDKCYKPVYASRLSDRRRPMLFDVDLKVQASYQGERVPLVSLMSRLNGKPIVGHPVQIEMLEDGSTDPLVSRNVFGVDERTAPPPVWRTARRTAMQRVPRSNPSVLDGEDSSGLRCTDRESKPSLKKYSGHFNQQAKLGKKSLSQSRRPASGKSHKKSSRRVTLSSQKTRPLSSIGTESKPGGGYRGAKPVRGSRILGGLIQPEETVPLVTCVPVKVAFSRIREAVGRSSLADRVRVAGPAVKDIG; via the exons ATGGGGATCTCCGAGGgtggggagggaggagggatcGGCGTGGACTGCTCGGTGGGGACCATCGTCTGGGTGCGGCGGAGGAACGGCTCGTGGTGGCCGGGGAGGATACTCGGCCCCGACGAGCTGTCGGCGTCGCATCTCATGTCGCCGAGATCGGGGACGCCGGTCAAGCTCCTCGGAAGGGAGGACGCCAGCGt GGACTGGTACAACTTAGAAAAATCAAAACGTGTCAAGGCATTTCGATGTGGGGAGTTTGGTGCTTGTATCGAAAGGGCTGAAGCTGCACAGGGCGTTCCTATAAAGAAAAGGGAGAAATATGCACGCCGAGAGGATGCTATCCTTCATGCTCTAGAGCTTGAGAAGAAGCAGCAGAAGTCAGGGGTTAGCTCAAACAGTATGGCAAATAAACCTTCAGGCACCATGAAAAAAGAGTTTAACTCATCTTCAGAAACTTCCATGAGAAATGAGGAACCTGGAGTGCATGGTAAACATACAAGCCACAAGACTCAGATGCTTTCAGGAAGAGCAGGATTGTCCCATGAGGAAGAGAACATTGGCAACTCCATGTAtataaacaaaggaaaaaatgaTAACCAAGTTGGGTTGGAAGAGGATATTCCTGAAAACGTTCCTAGGATGAGAGGTTTGCAGGATTTTGGCCTTCGAATAGCTCCCTCAAAGAGAAAGCCGTCTGAGTCTGTTGATAATCACATGGATATTTCTAATGCCGGGCATATAGTAGGAGGTGCGAGTCATAGTGGTAGCAGTAAAAATATCTTGACCAATAAAAAGACAAGATCACATGGGGGCATGTTTGAAGAGTCACTTGTTAAAAAACGAGATAGGCGTCGACCGCTTAATCAGGTTTTACAGAGTAGTACAAAATTGCCCTCTCATTCTTTTCAGCCCGACCGTGATCGTGGTGTTGTTTCAATGCGTGGAGAAAAGGACCACACTGGTGTTATACATCGGGCAAGGAGGAGCGGATGCATCTACCTACCTGCTGATTCAAATGACTCTCTCGATCATGGTGGATATCCTGAAAAAATGCCAGGAACACAGGTTGGAATCGAAAACTGCCTTCAGCAATCTGGCACTTCAACAGATGAATATGCATCTTCTGGGTTGATGGAAGTAGATGAGTCTGATTTCTCTGGAAAGGCATACTTGGAAACTGACATCGACAATGAGGCAAATCTTTTAGGAG ATACTACAAAGTCATTGGCATCAGAAGCAACGGGCTGTGAGCCCTCGGCAAATCAAGTTTCAGAAAAATTCACTTATGTGGACAATAATGAGGTGCCTCCTTCTAGTCATGTGCCTCAAGTACATCCTCAGGAGCACACTACATATGTTTCTGCTGATATAGGAAAATGGCGTGTGAAAGGGAAACGCAACACTCGCCATACAGCAAAGCGGCATATTGATGTGATGGATGGAAAGCTTTCTGTGGTTAGTTCAGATAAACATAGTGGTTTTATAAGAGAGAGAAGATATGAAACCAAGGGGAGCAGTTTGAGAATGGGCACAATTGGAGCTTCCAGCCAGCATACTTCAGGACATGGTTTCTACAATAATAAGGAGTTTAACTATGCTGGTGATGAAGTCGATTTGATTGGTAAGGATCTGGGTCGTGCAGAAAAATTGACTGGATATGGTAAACGAAGGTATTCTTCAGTTCTGAAAGCAGCTAGAGGTCGTGGGAGAAGTCACATTAGCTTCAAAGATTTGGAGAATGATGCTCATATGATTTCCCCATCAGTCTGGAAATCTGGAGGCCCGTCTCATGTGGGTCGAAGGGCATACAGGGAAGATTCTGACAAGTGTTATAAGCCAGTTTATGCTTCTCGTCTCAGTGACAGGAGGAGGCCTATGCTGTTTGACGTGGATTTGAAGGTTCAAGCAAGCTATCAAGGTGAGCGTGTTCCTCTGGTTTCTCTGATGAGCAGATTGAATGGCAAACCAATTGTAGGGCATCCTGTCCAAATTGAAATGCTTGAAGATGGTTCCACTGATCCGCTTGTTTCTAGAAATGTGTTTGGTGTGGATGAAAGAACGGCACCCCCACCTGTCTGGAGGACTGCGAGAAGAACTGCCATGCAACGAGTTCCTCGCTCTAACCCATCAGTCTTGGATGGTGAAGATTCTAGTGGTCTTCGATGTACAGATAGAGAAAGCAAACCATCACTGAAGAAATATTCTGGTCATTTCAACCAACAAGCCAAGTTGGGAAAGAAGAGTCTCTCTCAGTCCCGCCGACCAGCATCAGGGAAGTCCCACAAGAAGAGTTCTAGAAGAGTCACTCTGTCCAGTCAGAAAACTAGACCTCTATCTTCTATTGGAACTGAATCAAAGCCCGGTGGTGGGTACAGGGGTGCAAAACCTGTTCGGGGTAGCCGTATTTTGGGAGGTCTTATTCAACCGGAGGAGACAGTGCCTCTGGTCACTTGTGTCCCTGTGAAGGTGGCCTTCAGTAGGATTCGTGAAGCAGTAGGAAGGTCATCTTTGGCTGATCGAGTTCGGGTGGCCGGTCCAGCTGTGAAGGATATAGGCTAG